A single Bufo bufo chromosome 6, aBufBuf1.1, whole genome shotgun sequence DNA region contains:
- the SOX9 gene encoding transcription factor SOX-9 has product MNLLDPFMKMTEEQDKCLSGAPSPSMSEDSAGSPCPSGSGSDTENTRPQENTFPKGDPEMKKESEDEKFPVCIREAVSQVLKGYDWTLVPMPVRVNGSSKNKPHVKRPMNAFMVWAQAARRKLADQYPHLHNAELSKTLGKLWRLLNESEKRPFVEEAERLRIQHKKDHPDYKYQPRRRKSVKNGQAEQEDGSEQTHISPTAIFKALQADSPHSASSMSEVHSPGEHSGQSQGPPTPPTTPKTDVQPGKPDLKREGRTLQESGRQPPHIDFRDVDIGELSSEVISNIEAFDVNEFDQYLPPNGHPGVASTQVTYTGSYGITNTNSATTGAGHTWMSKQQQPQPPQQPHTLSTLSSEQSQSQQRTHIKTEQLSPSHYSDQQQQHSPQQLSYTSFNLNHYGSSYPTITRSQYDYAEHQGSNTYYSHAAGQSSNLYSTFSYMNPSQRPMYTPIADTTGVPSIPQTHSPQHWEQPVYTQLTRP; this is encoded by the exons ATGAATCTCTTGGATCCCTTCATGAAGATGACAGAAGAGCAAGACAAGTGCCTGTCTGGGGCCCCAAGCCCTTCCATGTCTGAGGACTCTGCTGGTTCCCCTTGCCCCTCTGGCTCAGGCTCAGATACTGAGAACACCAGACCCCAAGAGAACACTTTCCCCAAAGGGGATCCTGAGATGAAGAAGGAGTCAGAGGATGAAAAGTTCCCTGTCTGCATCAGAGAGGCGGTCAGCCAGGTGCTGAAGGGATATGACTGGACCCTGGTGCCCATGCCAGTCAGGGTGAATGGATCCAGCAAGAACAAACCCCATGTCAAGAGGCCAATGAATGCCTTCATGGTGTGGGCACAGGCTGCCAGGAGGAAGCTTGCGGATCAGTACCCACATCTTCACAATGCAGAACTCAGCAAGACCCTGGGCAAGCTCTGGAG GCTGCTGAATGAGAGCGAGAAGCGTCCTTTTGTAGAAGAAGCTGAGAGACTGAGAATCCAGCACAAGAAGGACCACCcggactacaagtaccagccaCGACGAAGAAAGTCAGTCAAGAACGGTCAGGCTGAGCAAGAGGACGGTTCCGAGCAGACCCACATCTCGCCCACTGCCATCTTCAAGGCTCTGCAGGCTGACTCCCCACATTCCGCCTCCAGCATGAGCGAGGTGCACTCCCCAGGGGAGCACTCAG GTCAGTCACAGGGGCCACCAACTCCACCAACCACCCCTAAAACAGACGTGCAGCCCGGCAAGCCAGACCTGAAGCGTGAAGGACGCACCCTGCAAGAGAGTGGCCGCCAGCCCCCTCACATTGATTTCCGGGACGTGGACATCGGAGAGCTGAGCAGCGAGGTGATCTCCAACATTGAGGCCTTTGATGTCAATGAATTCGACCAGTACCTGCCACCCAACGGCCACCCAGGAGTCGCCTCCACACAGGTGACCTACACCGGCAGTTACGGCATCACCAATACAAACAGTGCTACCACGGGCGCCGGGCACACATGGATGTCCAAACAGCAGCAGCCGCAGCCGCCCCAGCAGCCGCACACATTGTCGACTTTGAGCAGCGAGCAGAGCCAGTCCCAGCAGAGGACACACATCAAGACTGAGCAGCTTAGTCCAAGTCATTACAGCGACCAGCAGCAGCAACACTCCCCGCAGCAGCTCAGCTACACCTCCTTCAACCTCAACCATTACGGCTCTTCCTACCCGACCATCACGCGCTCACAGTACGACTACGCCGAGCACCAAGGTTCCAACACCTACTATAGCCATGCTGCAGGCCAGAGCTCCAACCTCTACTCTACCTTCAGCTACATGAACCCAAGCCAGCGTCCCATGTACACTCCTATCGCAGACACGACGGGGGTCCCATCTATTCCCCAGACACATAGCCCCCAACATTGGGAGCAACCAGTCTACACACAGCTCACCAGGCcatag